The genomic stretch TCACCTGTTCATCAATACGAATCTCCATATTCTTCTCACAACGCTCCAGTGTTCTGGCATCATCGTAGGTGTGAACCGAAGGGCTCTTGCTCAGAATCGTACCGGTATAGGTCTTTCCTTCTCTGGTATGTATCTTGCAGTAACTGCCTTCAATACTGTGCATGGTAAAGCCACCAACCAGTGTAATCCTAAGCATCCCTCCCGGTGTAATGGAACGAACCATAGCACCCAGGGTATCCACATGGGCAGACAGACCGAGAGTTTCTTTCGTTTTACCAGGTACTGTGATTATAAGACCACCTTTGTTACTGTTTTCGCAGGAATATCCAAACCCTTCCGCCTCTTTCCGTACATACTCCATTACTTCTTTGGTATAACCGGAGGGGCTTGGGATATTAACCAGCTTATTTATGGTTTCAATGATATATTTCATGGTTTCCATACGTTCTTCTCTCTTTCTTTTTATTTCATGTCCAGAAGCAGTGCCCTTACTGGTGCTCCGTCACTGCCTCCCAGTTTTAAGGGTGCAGCCATCAGAAAATAGTTACCGTCGGTAACCTCCTCAAGCTTAAGGCCTTCCAGTAATATGACTTCCTGACCCAGAAGCTCCCTATGCACTTCCAGCGGTGCATCCATGGGAGCAGCGCTTTGGCTTTCCACGCCAATAAGCTCCAGTCTGAACTCATTGATACATCTGGCAAGCTCCATTGTTATGGTAACCGGTCCTTTCAGAATTACTTTCTTCTCACTGTTCTTAAGGACTTCTCTTAACTCCTCTGGTGTTGGCTGGCTGTCAAAAGCTTTTACCGTGCAGTCTCCCACGCAACGGTACAGATCCAGTTCCTCCACGGTTTTTCCGTCCTTTACGAAATGAAAAGGTGCATCCAGATGCGTACCGTTATGTGCATTCATGGAAAAAACCGTTACATTACAGGGTGCTCCCTGCCCCATATCACTTACCCTTGTAAATGCAGGTACCTGATCTCCCGGATAGGTCCTGCAGGTAAATACTTCCTGTGTAATATCATATATTTTCATACATTATTTCTCCATTTTGGCTTAAACTCATTTATGTGGTTATGGCACTAGTCCGAGTCAATCGTGAAAATTAATATTTTTCCGTAAGGCTTATATCCCGCTGATAAAGCAGTGCGAATTGAAGCGGTATTATTAGGGGAACAACTATAAACGGACTCGCCGCCTCTTTCAATAACGTGACGGGCGACGGAATTAACACACTCCCGCGCATATCCTTTTTTCCGAAAATCCTTCGAAGTATCTACCCCGATATCGGCTACTATGTCCTGATACTTCCCTGTTTTATGTGCATGGGCCAAAGAAACAATTTTATTATTTTCGATAACACTATATACAATACCGTTTGGTACGCAATGGTCGGGAAAATTTACATCACCATAACATTCATAACTATTATCCGTAATTTTTACTGTTGTAATATTAGAGCTTGGCTTTGCAATCGTTTCAGCATCACACGCAAAAACGAAAGAGTTCCAAGAGCCCTTCAGCTCTTTATTAAACAATAATTTCGCTTCTTCCTTCGCTAATTCCTTTAAGGGTGAAACAAACAGGTTGTCATCGATATCATATTTTTCTACGTTTTCACGTAAAAACGCTTTTACTTTTTCAGAAGTATTCAACGGCACACTTGCAATAATGGAATCGTCATAAAACTTCACGATATAGAACATATGAATCATTCCATAACTAGGCATACAGTGATGTCTTTTCTCCGTTTCAATTATTGCTAAACCGCTACCTGTTTCTTTTGCATCTAAAAGTGAGAGTATATATTCATTAACCAACTTAAATTTTTTCATTTATGCTCAACCCCCTCAAACGCACCTATATCGATGAAAAAGTGCATATTATTCGCTGCATCCACTGAAGCATACAGCAGCTGCCAGAATAAACACTCAGTCAGAGTTTATTATAAATTACTCCAGTTCAATATCCAGTTCAACGGGGCAATGATCACTACCCTGCGTATCCTGGTGAATGATACTGTCTTTGATCTTCTCTTTTAAGGACTCTGAGACTACGAAATAGTCTATACGCCAGCCTGCATTCTTCTCTCTGGCACGGAACATATAAGACCACCAGGTATATCTGTCCGTGGCGTCAGGATAAAGGTAACGGAAGGAGTCTACAAAGCCATTGTCTAACAGCACTGTCATCTTCTCTCGCTCTTCTATTGTAAAGCCTGCATTCCTGGTATTGGTCTTGGGATTTTTGAGATCAATTTCCTTATGCGCGACATTTAAGTCTCCGCACAGAATTACCGGCTTCTGCTCGTCCAACTTCTTTAAGTGCGCTCTGAAATCATCCTCCCACTCCATACGATAGTCAAGTCTTGCAAGTTCTCTCTTGGAATTAGGGGTATATACATTCACCAGATAAAAGTTATCATACTCAAGGGTTATGACTCTGCCTTCCTTATCATGCTGTTCAATTCCTAAATCATAGGTAACTGACAGGGGCTCCTTCTTTGTAAAGATAGCAGTTCCAGAATAACCTTTCTTCTCCGCACTGTTCCAGTATTCATGATAACCTTCAAAGGTATGCTCCCATTGTTCCTTCTGCATCTTGGTTTCCTGAATACAGAAAAAATCTGCATCCTGTTCTTTAAAGAATTCCTCGAAACCTTTGCCGAGGCAAGCTCTTAAACCATTTACATTCCATGAAATAAATCTCATAATAATCTATCTCCTTACTCTAAATTGTATATTAGTTTACAGGTAACGGGGTGTGAAAGCTGTTGTCCGAATTACTGTTCACGAGATTTTCACTTTACAGTATGAAGAAATTCTTCCTAGGTTTAACGGTCACACTCCAGTAAAATGTCTTTTAATTCATTGAGATCTGCGGCAATTTTGTCTGCTCCTGCTTCCAGAAGCTCATCCCTGCTGCCAAAGCCATAGAGCACACCAATAGAGGCAATACCATTTTCTTTGGCTCCTAAAATATCATGAAGCCTGTCCCCAATCATGACTACCTGGTCCTTCTCTTTAATTCCATTCTCTTCAAGGGCATATGCTATTACTTCACCTTTCTTCGATCTGGTCTCATCAAGATTTGAACCACAGATATCAGTAAAATACTGCTCCAGATTAAAGTGCTTAAATATTCTCTCTGCAAATATCTCCGGCTTCGAGGTTGCAACGATAAGGATCTTTCCGGCTTTAACAAGGCTCTCCAGGAGTTCCTCTATACCTTCATATTTAATATTCATGAAAATACCCTTGTCTACAAAGTATTCTCTATAATAACCGATTACTTCCTCAATCTGAATGTCATCAAGACCAAAGAACTCTCTCAGCCCTCCTGCTAACGGAGGCCCGATATGCCTTTTTAATATGCTTCGGTCTTCTACTTTAATCCCTATATGAGACAATGCATATTGAAGGGATTTGGTTATTCCTTCTTCCGGGTCTGTTATTGTGCCGTCTAAGTCAAATAATATATATTTTTTATTCATCATTGCTCTTATCCTCCTGCCTTGGCACACATCTATCGGAGATTAAAAACATTTATCTATTTTACTCCATGCTGTATGTTTAAGCTCATCTTTTTGCTGTAAGCCCTTTAGTCATACAAGCTTCGGTAATCCTTCAGACGCTTCTTTAAAAGTGTATAAATATCTTCCAGGGACATATCTTTGGCATTGCCTACAAAAAGCAGAAATACCGGCTTTTCATTATTTTTATTAATCAAAGCCGTCTGCTGCTTCAATGGTGACAGCTTGCCGATAAAGGCTTCTTCATCCCTTGGTATGATTCCAATGGCATCATCTTCTGCTACAATACAAAACTGTTCAATATCCTGATAGGAAAGTAAGCCGACGGAGCCCTTGGAGGAGCTGTCTATAATACCGTCAAAGGTAATGGTAATCAAAGATTTCTTCTCGGAAGCCTTTAAAAGATTTATGATACATCTGATTCCGATTATAATTGTCGCTAGAACTCCTGCAAAACCCAGCAGTATATACCTTTCACGAAATCCTGTCACCCATAGGGTTACCGACAGGAAAAGCAAGGCAAAAGACTGCATACAGCGCCGCACGGCTTTTGTCTGTTTTTCCTCAATAATAATCTTTTCCACGTTACTCCCATCTGCTTTCTTACCACTTAGCTTCCAATCTTTCTTTCATTCTATATGGAAAACCTTGAAAATGCAAGTAACCCTGGCGAATAATTCACGATAAATCACGCTGTAATTTTTTTAATTTGACGTTTTATATTGGCTCTAGTATACTTAAATTCAGTTACTTGGATTAGCAATGTATACCACTGAGCGGCTTTGGAAGATAAGGCCAGCCGGAAAGAAGAATCGAATGAAAACCTTATATATTTCAGATTTAGACGGTACCCTATTAAATAGCAATGCCGAGCTTTCTTCCTATACCATAGAGACTATAAATTCTTTGATTGAAAAGGGTATGGATTTTACCATTGCCACTGCCAGAACCGCAGCTACGGTGACACATATTCTTGCACCTCTTAACCTATCGGTGCCTGTAATTCTCATGAATGGTGTTATCCAATATAATATACAGCAAAAGGAATATTTAAATACATTTTATCTTTCCCGGGAAACAGCTGAGATAATCTTAAACACCGCCAAACAATGTGACCTAACAGGATTTTTATACCGGATCAAGGATAATTGTCTGGAAACCTACTATGAAAAGCTTACCAATAATGGAATGACAGAGTATTACACCGAAAGAACGGTTAAATTCAATAAGGTGTTTACCCAGGTGGAGAATCTCTTAACTGCGGCAGGTGATCACAGTATTTATTATGCACTGCTTGATAAGTACGAAGCGCTGCTGCCGGCATATGAAGTATACCGGAATTTACCTGGTGTTGCTACTGCCTTCTACCAGGATAATTACAGTAAGGAGGGTATGTGGTTTCTTGAGGTATTCAGCCTTCATGGAACGAAATATAATGCAGCCATGTCTCTGCGGCAGTCTCTGGGGTATGACCGGGTAGTCTGCTTTGGCGATAACCTTAATGACCTTCCGATGTTCAAAGCCAGCGATACGGCCTGTGCCGTAGGCAATGCAAAGGAAGAAGTAAAGACAGCTGCTGATCACGTAATTAAGTGCAATACAGAGGATGGTGTTGCAAGATGGCTATTAGAGAACTTTGAGAAAGACAATAAGTGTACGCCTTGCTTGTAAAGTATCACATTTGTAGGTATATGTAATGTACAAGAGGGTATTGAGCGCAGCTTCAGTTCGCACCCTTACCCTTGTTGTGGAAGTACCCCCATCTGTAGGCAGTGCAGCATATAAGGGGGCACTGTTGTGAATCTATCGCAAAAGCTTGATACACACCCTTGTTGAAGAAGCATTGCCTTTATCAGAACAAGGTACAAGGAGAGCTAGTGAGAAAGGAATGGTAGTTACGATGAAGAATTCCATTATTTTTGATACGATAATCGGAAAACTCTATCTTGCAGAAACAGATGGAGCCATATCACACCTGTATTTTGCAGGAGACCCCTCAGAATATGAAACTGCTGGCGTTGAAACACCGCTGCTAAGAGAAGCCCGCAGCCAGATTAACTCCTATCTGGAGGGTAAGCGGACAAGCTTTGATCTTCCCCTGTCCCCCAAAGGTACACCTTTTCAGGAAAAGGTGTGGGAAGCACTTCAAACCATTCCCTACGGTGAAACCATAAGTTATAAGGAGCTGGCAACCCGTGCCGGAAACCCCAAAGCCAGCAGAGCGGTAGGTATGGCAAATAATAAAAATCCCATTTCCGTAATTATCCCCTGTCACCGTGTAATCGGAGCAAACGGACAACTGGTGGGTTATGGTGGCGGACTGCCATTAAAGGAACAACTACTGCGCCTTGAAGGTGTTTTATCTTAAGAAGGACAACCTAAAATTATAGATTAAATAAAAAATGAATTATATCCGATAAATTCCCAGGGTGTGTTTTCAGATTGCTTGTACCAGGAAAGGCTTTCCTGACGATCCAATGAGTTTTTAAACACACCCCCACAGCGTTCTGTACCTGCCTTTGTTCGTTACCGGAGTGTTTCAGGCACTTTAATAACGGGTAATATGCAAAGGCAGCTTCAGAACGCTTTGTTAAGCTTACAATTAAATTAAATGATAACGAGGTAATCATGGAATCCATTGCCAGAAGGCTTACACTTAAGTTTGGTTTCATTCAGTCCAGTTACTGGATCAGCCAATGTGCTATAAACAGCTTTGCCGCAGTTTATCTGCAAGCCAAGAATTTTGAGAACACTCAGATAGGCTTCATCCTCTCCTTTGCAGCGATTCTGTCCCTGCTCCTGCAGCCCTTAGTTGCTTCTTTTGCCGATAAATCAAAAAAAGTAACCTTAAGGCATATGTTATTGGTATTGATGTTTTCCGTATTTGGATTGGGCCTTTTACTATATTTTCTTCCCGATTCCTTCCTGCTTATTACGGTAATTTATATACTGATAAATGCTGTTGAGTATACGGTTAATCCGCTGTTTAATTCTCTGGCCATGGAATACATGAATCAGGGTGTACCTATGAATTATGGTCTGGCAAGAGGCATGGGTTCCATTACTTTTGCAGTTATGTCCTTTTTACTTGGTTCCCTGGTAGACAGGTTCGGTGCTGACATCATATTGCCGGTATTCTTAATCTGTTACATATTTGTTATTCTCTCAACCTTTCTCTTTCGTGAGAAGCTGCCGGAATTTACACCGGAGCAGAAGGAGATAATGGGATATACGGAAGGAGCTGGACAGGGAGAGGTTAAGGAAGCCTCCAATATCCTGACCTTCTTTCGAAACCATAAATTATTTCTGGTTATGCTATGCGGAGTCGCCATGATTTTTTACTCCCATGTGCTTATAAATACTTACCTGATTAATATTATCGAGAATGTAGGCGGTGCCAGTGCTGATATGGGGATTTCCCTTTCGATCTCTGCTGCTTTAGAGCTTCCCACTATGGCATTGTTTATTTATATCGTGAGAAAAATCAAAGGCACAAAGCTGATTAAAATATCCGCTTTTTTCTTTGTAGTAAAATGTTTGATAACCCTGCTGGCACCTAATGTTGCCATGGTATACTTTTCTATGTGTTTTCAGCTGATTGCCTTTGCATTGTTTACACCAGCTTCTATCTATTATGTCAACGATTTGATTGAGAAAGAGAACAGGGTAAAGGGGCAGTCCATGCTTGGTGTGGCTAATATAGCCGTTGCCGGAACCCTGGCTAATCTGACTGGCGGCAGGTTACTGGATGCTTATGGTGTTTCTGCCATGTTGATTGTCGGAACCATCGTTACTGCTGTTGGATTTTTATTGATATGCTTTAGTATAAGGGATAGTGATGGAGAAGTTTCTTCCAGGGATTAAAAGAAGGACGGACGAGGCTTAATAAATTTAATAAAATAATAGTAATGTACAGGCTAATGATTAATAACTCAACTTTCCCAGCTGATATCTCCAAACAAATCCTTAATAAATGCTAAATTTCGTTATAGCGGTTACTTTTTGAAGCAGAAGATTGCAGGTTAAATCCAGTTGAAAAAGTTGTATCCATCAGACCATCCCAGGGTAAGAAGCGTAAATCCTTTCTGGCATTTATGTTCTACATGGTCAAAGATACGAGCAAGTAATTCCACTGATTTGCTACGATTTCGTTTAATAACCGAATCATCAAGAATAAGAACTTTTACCCTTTCTGATCTGGTAAGAGTATCAAATGTTGATGTAACTCTAACAACAAGGAGCAGAAGAAACTTGCTCCAGTTATAGGAAGTTTCGTTAAGAAAACAGTAATATGTATTTTAGAAACCGCCTGGTCTTTATGTTTAGAATTCAGAAAGCGGAATAAATTCTTTCCGTGAAAAGCTAGCAGTAGTAAAAATTGAAATACCTCATATGCGGAAATACCACAGGATTTAGTTATATTGGATTTACGCATAAGTTTTCCAATTTGAAAATCTTTTAATGCTTTAGAAAACTGATTTTGAGTATTTTCTTTTTATCATTTTGGTATATCATAAGGTTCAGCACCTTTTCTTGATATTTTGATGTTTGTTGTGAACTTATTATATCAGAAATTTGGTGCTATTTTTATGTCAATACACCGATTTATGGAATTGTTTTGCTTAAAAAATCAACCATTCTCAATAGTTATGTTGGTGGGAAAGTTGAGTTTATTATAATAAAGGTACACCCATTTGTACAATTACTGCCAAATATA from Anaerocolumna sp. AGMB13020 encodes the following:
- a CDS encoding cyclase family protein → MKIYDITQEVFTCRTYPGDQVPAFTRVSDMGQGAPCNVTVFSMNAHNGTHLDAPFHFVKDGKTVEELDLYRCVGDCTVKAFDSQPTPEELREVLKNSEKKVILKGPVTITMELARCINEFRLELIGVESQSAAPMDAPLEVHRELLGQEVILLEGLKLEEVTDGNYFLMAAPLKLGGSDGAPVRALLLDMK
- a CDS encoding GNAT family N-acetyltransferase, translating into MKKFKLVNEYILSLLDAKETGSGLAIIETEKRHHCMPSYGMIHMFYIVKFYDDSIIASVPLNTSEKVKAFLRENVEKYDIDDNLFVSPLKELAKEEAKLLFNKELKGSWNSFVFACDAETIAKPSSNITTVKITDNSYECYGDVNFPDHCVPNGIVYSVIENNKIVSLAHAHKTGKYQDIVADIGVDTSKDFRKKGYARECVNSVARHVIERGGESVYSCSPNNTASIRTALSAGYKPYGKILIFTIDSD
- a CDS encoding exodeoxyribonuclease III; amino-acid sequence: MRFISWNVNGLRACLGKGFEEFFKEQDADFFCIQETKMQKEQWEHTFEGYHEYWNSAEKKGYSGTAIFTKKEPLSVTYDLGIEQHDKEGRVITLEYDNFYLVNVYTPNSKRELARLDYRMEWEDDFRAHLKKLDEQKPVILCGDLNVAHKEIDLKNPKTNTRNAGFTIEEREKMTVLLDNGFVDSFRYLYPDATDRYTWWSYMFRAREKNAGWRIDYFVVSESLKEKIKDSIIHQDTQGSDHCPVELDIELE
- a CDS encoding HAD family hydrolase → MMNKKYILFDLDGTITDPEEGITKSLQYALSHIGIKVEDRSILKRHIGPPLAGGLREFFGLDDIQIEEVIGYYREYFVDKGIFMNIKYEGIEELLESLVKAGKILIVATSKPEIFAERIFKHFNLEQYFTDICGSNLDETRSKKGEVIAYALEENGIKEKDQVVMIGDRLHDILGAKENGIASIGVLYGFGSRDELLEAGADKIAADLNELKDILLECDR
- a CDS encoding STM3941 family protein, encoding MEKIIIEEKQTKAVRRCMQSFALLFLSVTLWVTGFRERYILLGFAGVLATIIIGIRCIINLLKASEKKSLITITFDGIIDSSSKGSVGLLSYQDIEQFCIVAEDDAIGIIPRDEEAFIGKLSPLKQQTALINKNNEKPVFLLFVGNAKDMSLEDIYTLLKKRLKDYRSLYD
- a CDS encoding Cof-type HAD-IIB family hydrolase — encoded protein: MKTLYISDLDGTLLNSNAELSSYTIETINSLIEKGMDFTIATARTAATVTHILAPLNLSVPVILMNGVIQYNIQQKEYLNTFYLSRETAEIILNTAKQCDLTGFLYRIKDNCLETYYEKLTNNGMTEYYTERTVKFNKVFTQVENLLTAAGDHSIYYALLDKYEALLPAYEVYRNLPGVATAFYQDNYSKEGMWFLEVFSLHGTKYNAAMSLRQSLGYDRVVCFGDNLNDLPMFKASDTACAVGNAKEEVKTAADHVIKCNTEDGVARWLLENFEKDNKCTPCL
- a CDS encoding methylated-DNA--[protein]-cysteine S-methyltransferase; amino-acid sequence: MVVTMKNSIIFDTIIGKLYLAETDGAISHLYFAGDPSEYETAGVETPLLREARSQINSYLEGKRTSFDLPLSPKGTPFQEKVWEALQTIPYGETISYKELATRAGNPKASRAVGMANNKNPISVIIPCHRVIGANGQLVGYGGGLPLKEQLLRLEGVLS
- a CDS encoding MFS transporter yields the protein MESIARRLTLKFGFIQSSYWISQCAINSFAAVYLQAKNFENTQIGFILSFAAILSLLLQPLVASFADKSKKVTLRHMLLVLMFSVFGLGLLLYFLPDSFLLITVIYILINAVEYTVNPLFNSLAMEYMNQGVPMNYGLARGMGSITFAVMSFLLGSLVDRFGADIILPVFLICYIFVILSTFLFREKLPEFTPEQKEIMGYTEGAGQGEVKEASNILTFFRNHKLFLVMLCGVAMIFYSHVLINTYLINIIENVGGASADMGISLSISAALELPTMALFIYIVRKIKGTKLIKISAFFFVVKCLITLLAPNVAMVYFSMCFQLIAFALFTPASIYYVNDLIEKENRVKGQSMLGVANIAVAGTLANLTGGRLLDAYGVSAMLIVGTIVTAVGFLLICFSIRDSDGEVSSRD